GCCACTCCGGCTTCGTCGGTATGGCTTTGCGGCTGGCTGAAACTCTCCTCCGACCCCATGGCAACTAATGTACCGCCTGCGCTACGCCTGTGGCAGCGAAAACGATTCGCCACTTCCTCTGGTACTCTTTGCGCACATGCTGCCGTTGAATATCCTTGTTGTCGACGACGACGCGCTCAGCCGCGAACTGATCGTTTTGCTGCTCACTCACGCAGCCCATACCGTCGAAGCTGTTGACTCCGGCGAAGCTGCCATCGCGCATCTCGTCACCACATCAAGCCCGCTCGACCTTATCCTCGCCGACTTGCAGATGCCCGGAATCTCCGGCGTCGCCCTCGCCCACAAACTGCGCCAGACCGGATACGGCCGCACTCTACTCGCTATGAGCGGGAGCCAGCCTGACGACCATGCGCTGGATGGCTTCGATGGGTTTCTACTCAAGCCCTTCGACATGGATACGCTCGACGCCGCGTTCGAGGGCACCTCACGAAGACAGAAGCATGAACCTCCCCCGGACACGAACGTACTCGACCCGGAAACTCATCGCAAACTCGCTGCAACCATGAAGCCCGAAAAACTGGCGCAGCTCTATCAGCTCTGCCTCGGGGACGTAAGAAAACGCGTCGCAACCATGCGTCGGGCCGCAGCCATGG
The genomic region above belongs to Acidobacteriota bacterium and contains:
- a CDS encoding response regulator, which produces MNILVVDDDALSRELIVLLLTHAAHTVEAVDSGEAAIAHLVTTSSPLDLILADLQMPGISGVALAHKLRQTGYGRTLLAMSGSQPDDHALDGFDGFLLKPFDMDTLDAAFEGTSRRQKHEPPPDTNVLDPETHRKLAATMKPEKLAQLYQLCLGDVRKRVATMRRAAAMGDDATCRREAHAIKGGCGLIGAIELQTIAASVESHGIATNHVATLDEILVACERLERMLVANQQINAV